In the Bradyrhizobium guangzhouense genome, one interval contains:
- a CDS encoding TRAP transporter small permease, with protein MSHGPLPDRDDQANAAARTGLAAALDRGLAILNRIILVFAALALVAACAILSYSVLSRALFKAANYWQDEAAVFLLVGATFMTAAYVQQNRGHIGIEAFVGLLSPLANRIRLWFVDAATFLFCAFFTWKSWTLTHEAYVDGQVSNSMWSPPLAIPYSLMAFGMSLLCVQILVQLALPFAGAKRP; from the coding sequence ATGAGTCACGGCCCTCTGCCGGATCGTGACGATCAGGCGAATGCTGCCGCAAGGACCGGCCTTGCGGCGGCGCTTGATCGCGGCCTCGCCATCCTCAACCGCATCATCCTCGTGTTCGCGGCGCTTGCGCTGGTCGCGGCCTGCGCCATCCTGAGCTACAGCGTGCTCAGTCGCGCCTTGTTCAAGGCCGCAAATTACTGGCAGGACGAGGCGGCCGTGTTCCTGCTGGTCGGCGCGACCTTCATGACGGCGGCCTACGTGCAGCAGAACCGCGGCCATATCGGCATCGAGGCCTTCGTCGGGCTGCTGTCGCCGCTGGCGAACAGGATCCGGCTCTGGTTCGTCGACGCCGCGACGTTCCTGTTCTGCGCCTTCTTCACCTGGAAGTCGTGGACGCTGACGCATGAGGCCTATGTCGACGGCCAGGTCTCGAACTCGATGTGGTCGCCGCCGCTCGCCATTCCCTATTCCCTGATGGCGTTTGGCATGAGCCTGCTCTGCGTCCAGATCCTCGTGCAACTGGCGCTGCCTTTCGCAGGAGCCAAGCGGCCATGA